A genomic region of Podarcis raffonei isolate rPodRaf1 chromosome 13, rPodRaf1.pri, whole genome shotgun sequence contains the following coding sequences:
- the LOC128398986 gene encoding olfactory receptor 2D3-like produces MEAENLTSITEFILVGLTSHRKTQILLFVVVLNIYLLTIAGNLVIIMLVRTDSHLHTPMYFFLTHLAGVEICYVTSTLPQMLFNLLTRNGAISLTCCALQMHLVLTLGGTECVLLGAMAYDRYLAICHPLLYAILMGRWRQLQLASVSWLVGILLATINVGCTFSHLFCGPNRVNHFICELPVVLKLACANTHITEFVVFMTAAIILLGPLSVILTSYGLILSTVLKMQSSSGRQKAFSTCTSHLMVVTVFYGTVITMYMRPGLGTASDFDKKIAVFYILVSPLLNPIIYTLRNKDVHRAAAKVLQRWGLKHK; encoded by the coding sequence ATGGAGGCTGAGAACCTCACTTCTATTACTGAATTCATCTTGGTGGGACTCACCAGCCACCGCAAGACCCAGATTTTGCTCTTTGTGGTCGTCCTCAACATCTATTTGCTTACCATTGCGGGGAACCTGGTGATCATCATGCTTGTTCGGACTGACTCTCACCTCCACacacccatgtacttcttcctgacTCACCTTGCAGGGGTGGAGATATGTTATGTCACCAGCACTTTGCCCCAGATGCTGTTCAACCTCCTGACCAGAAATGGTGCCATTTCTTTAACATGTTGTGCACTCCAGATGCACCTGGTATTGACCCTGGGTGGCACTGAATGTGTTTTGCTAGGTGCCATGGCCTATGACCGTTACTTGGCCATTTGCCACCCCTTGCTTTATGCCATCCTCATGGGCAGGTGGCGCCAACTGCAACTGGCTTCAGTTTCCTGGCTGGTAGGCATCCTTCTTGCAACAATCAATGTGGGCTGCACTTTCAGCCACCTTTTCTGTGGCCCCAATCGTGTCAACCACTTCATCTGTGAACTACCTGTGGTGCTGAAACTTGCATGTGCCAACACTCACATCACTGAGTTTGTAGTTTTCATGACAGCTGCTATCATCCTCCTGGGCCCTCTTTCAGTTATTTTGACCTCATATGGGCTCATTTTGTCCACTGTACTGAAAATGCAGTCAAGCTCTGGCAGGCAAAAGGCCTTCTCAACATGCACCTCTCATTTGATGGTTGTCACCGTGTTTTATGGCACTGTCATCACTATGTACATGAGACCTGGGTTGGGCACAGCCTCTGATTTTGACAAGAAAATTGCAGTGTTTTATATTTTGGTCAGCCCCCTGCTCAATCCTATCATTTACACCCTTAGAAACAAGGATGTCCATAGGGCAGCAGCTAAGGTTCTGCAAAGATGGGGTTTGAAACACAAATGA